In one window of Fictibacillus phosphorivorans DNA:
- a CDS encoding GerMN domain-containing protein: MMKSGAPLIILSASLLVSGCGLWGEKAGNELDPPKVNYVKEGQSLDKKDKAASAEQTNKRQLFLFDSNGMVVPQVLALPKNDETAKQVLQYLVKDGPVSNMLPNGFQAVLPADTEVLSVNIKKGTATANFSKEFTEYNAADEMKILQAITFTLTQFDNIKKVKIQIAGKNQNSMPVNNTPVGDGVSRVDGINLENGSVADITNSELVTLYFLAQTQDQTYYVPVTRRVAKEGTDKVTATIEHLIDGPSAESSLLTDFRTDVKLLSTPVVKDGVVTLNFNGALLDNKEESMIADEVLNSIVLSLTELSEVKKVAIKVDGKSKIFNEKGKELTAPVSRPKEVNTGEF, translated from the coding sequence ATGATGAAGTCAGGTGCACCGCTTATTATATTATCAGCTTCATTGCTGGTATCAGGTTGCGGACTATGGGGAGAGAAAGCAGGAAATGAGCTTGATCCCCCTAAAGTGAATTATGTGAAAGAGGGTCAGTCGCTTGATAAGAAGGATAAAGCAGCGAGTGCAGAACAAACGAATAAACGTCAGCTGTTTTTATTCGACAGCAACGGCATGGTTGTTCCGCAAGTTCTTGCTCTTCCAAAGAACGATGAAACAGCCAAACAAGTACTTCAGTACCTAGTTAAGGATGGTCCTGTAAGCAATATGCTTCCTAACGGTTTTCAAGCTGTTCTGCCGGCAGATACAGAAGTGTTGTCGGTAAATATTAAAAAGGGGACAGCTACAGCAAACTTTTCGAAAGAATTTACGGAGTATAACGCAGCAGATGAAATGAAGATCTTACAAGCTATTACTTTTACACTTACTCAGTTTGATAACATAAAGAAGGTTAAAATTCAGATCGCAGGAAAGAACCAGAATTCAATGCCTGTTAACAATACACCTGTGGGCGATGGTGTGAGCCGAGTGGACGGTATAAATCTTGAAAATGGCAGTGTCGCAGATATTACAAATAGTGAACTTGTAACCCTCTATTTCTTGGCACAGACACAGGATCAAACGTATTATGTACCTGTAACACGACGAGTTGCAAAAGAAGGAACAGATAAGGTTACTGCAACGATTGAGCACCTAATTGATGGGCCTTCTGCAGAAAGCAGCCTTTTAACAGACTTTAGAACAGATGTGAAATTGTTAAGTACACCTGTCGTCAAAGATGGTGTTGTTACGCTTAATTTTAACGGAGCTCTGCTAGATAACAAAGAAGAAAGCATGATTGCAGATGAAGTGTTAAATTCCATTGTACTTTCTCTTACAGAACTTTCTGAAGTGAAAAAAGTAGCGATAAAAGTGGATGGAAAGTCTAAGATATTCAATGAAAAGGGGAAAGAACTTACAGCCCCGGTTTCAAGACCTAAAGAAGTAAATACAGGTGAATTTTAA